The proteins below are encoded in one region of Bacteroidales bacterium:
- a CDS encoding DUF4249 domain-containing protein: MFKKTIHLILLTFIFISCTKEIEIEINIPKKKPKLVINSLFVPFTLPYPKPFGLELSESVSIFDTSSQKFINDATVIISSENQVIDTMKFIDSLNYYATDFFPEIDKNYQLKVSKEGFETVFANDIVPNKINIIDYKVLPIAGINDCGDIFSEITITFEDPINEKNYYEIIVTGADDNNIEHIFSNDNIITSESYYPSLLSFEAKDPECLLFNDNNINGKKHELKIYYWAPMFTDKDGVNCHIIKLKFNSVSQNYYKYKTSLLQHLYNQQWDILYGLGEPVNVFSNINNGYGIFAGYQTDIETILIEKTEIE; the protein is encoded by the coding sequence CATACCAAAAAAAAAACCAAAATTAGTTATTAATTCTCTTTTTGTGCCTTTTACATTACCTTATCCTAAACCTTTTGGTTTGGAGTTAAGTGAAAGTGTTTCAATATTTGATACTTCATCACAGAAATTTATAAATGATGCAACTGTAATTATTTCATCAGAAAATCAGGTAATTGATACTATGAAATTTATTGATTCTTTAAATTATTACGCAACTGATTTTTTTCCTGAAATCGATAAAAACTATCAGTTAAAAGTAAGCAAAGAAGGGTTTGAAACTGTTTTTGCAAACGATATTGTTCCAAATAAAATAAATATAATTGATTATAAAGTTTTACCTATTGCAGGAATTAATGATTGCGGAGATATTTTTTCTGAAATAACAATAACATTTGAAGACCCTATTAATGAAAAAAATTATTATGAAATAATAGTTACAGGTGCTGATGATAATAATATAGAACATATCTTTTCGAATGATAATATTATTACTTCTGAAAGTTACTATCCTTCATTACTTTCTTTTGAAGCAAAAGACCCTGAGTGTCTTCTTTTTAACGATAATAATATTAATGGTAAAAAACATGAATTAAAAATATATTATTGGGCACCAATGTTTACTGATAAAGACGGTGTTAATTGTCATATAATAAAATTAAAATTTAATTCTGTTTCGCAAAATTATTATAAATATAAAACATCATTATTACAACATTTATATAACCAGCAATGGGATATATTATACGGACTTGGCGAGCCTGTAAATGTATTTTCAAATATAAATAACGGATACGGCATATTTGCCGGTTATCAAACGGATATAGAAACTATATTAATAGAAAAAACAGAAATTGAATAA